The sequence below is a genomic window from Phoenix dactylifera cultivar Barhee BC4 chromosome 16, palm_55x_up_171113_PBpolish2nd_filt_p, whole genome shotgun sequence.
TTGACTGCAAATTACAGTTCAATCTAGATTAATTGACGGGTACAGTATAATTCGGAGATAATCTTTATTATACTATGCCGTGCTACAGTACTACTACAATACCACTACTATAGTTTGCTATAGTATGCTATAGTTTTGTTAAAGTATTATTGTAGCGTTTTACTACAGTTTTTTATATTAGATCTTTCTTTAActttaaattagaaaaaaaaaacatatgaaCAACATAAATATTCATAGAATAACTATCATTAAGATAAAAAGATAATTACAATAGTTCCCTCATACACACCAGAAGGGAATATTACAAAAACAAGCTCACAATTCTTATGGGTTTACATAGTAGTCCAGTTTGGTATAAGATGGgttcaagagagagaaagaaagtggATGGAAGGATCAAAGTTGGAGTTTGTTGTGGTAGGGGAAGTGTGAGTGGAAGTGAAAGTATGAAGAGTGtttgaagagaggagagaataaGATGGAGGGAAATGAGGAGTAGTGGGGGAGTACAACGGAGAGAGTGTAGGCTGCTGATTTGTGGATCGATGCTTGCAAattaacctcctatccctttttataggcGAGAGGCTTCTTAGACTTGAATTTTGTTGAAGTCTGAAACTTAACTCTTTTtaaaatctaaaaggtatttttatcttttgttgTCTTGAAGAGAATCTTTACTGTTGATGTCGCTTCAGGTGATTGATGTGTCCATCTAGAGAATCTTTTGTTGCAGATGTCGCTTCAGCCTTTTTAATGGGGACTTCTGGAGAAATTTTACTAGCaaacttttcttttgatataaAGGGGGGTGATCTTCTAGCATTACACTCCACCATTTGTAACAAAGGGTGTGTATCCTATACTGTATAACACTTTGATGGTATTAGATATTCCTACGTATCCCAGGCATCTTATTCTTATGCCACCCACCGAACCACCTGACCAAGCCAGCGGCTTTCAGCAAGTCAAAGGGATTAGCAGGAAAATGTCTTTGGCGAGCTTCCCCCTTtaatcctcatcttcttctctaCTATTTTGCGTCGTACTCGGGGAGAGAGAGTAGACAATCCATATAAGGCTGCAGCAGAGAGGGAAGCTTCTTCCCTGACCTATATCTTACCTCCAGCCTCCAGGCCAAGCTGGTGAATCCAAAATTCTATCCAACCCCCTGCTTTTGAGTCCATGCTCATCACTCATCAGATTCATGTAAGAACTTATTCGCTGCCACAAAGTTTATTTACCTTCTTTTCCGTGATTTATGTGGCCTCTAAATATGGGAAGCGTCAGTAGTTTCAACAAGCCTTGTCTATTTTGGGGTCATCTAAAACTGCTTGTTTGTTCGGAAATTTAACTTAATTCCGTTGTTTTTttctcaaggaaaaaaaaaaaagcctagtTTCTTAGTTCTTATTATATCAgatattttgtttgctttctgtTGGGTTCTCTCCATGAGAAAAGGATGGTAGGTTTAACCTATAAATCTGCGGTAGGTTTTGGTGGTAACGTAGGCAGAAAGATGTTCGGATTCTAGGTTTCTCTTTGCCTGAATCGGGCAGTGACTCCAGTAGGCTGAGATAGAAATTAGAAAGGTcaattgaagtttctgtggaAAAGGAAGGAGGCGGGGAAAGATTTCCAATTTCAGAAGTTATATTAGGTTGAACTTGGGCTTTATATGCAACCAAAGGACATCAGAAGGTGGATCCTATAGAAAGGAGAGGGGGGCATTGCTTCAATCTGTTGTTCTGGATTCTAGGTTTTGGGAGGTTCTCTTCTTGGTACCTTAATACCTTGTGAATTAATTGACAAATATGCGGCGTGTTCGAGTTTCATCCCACCAATCCGCCGTGCACAAGCTAGGTGATTCCCAGATGAAACTATCTCCCAAGTTTAGATTGGCTATTACTCCACCATCCTCCTCATTTCAGTCATCTTCTGCAACATCAGAATTGGAAGCACCACTAGAATTAGGCCCCCTCATTCCTGGCCTCCCTGATGATATTGCCCTCAACTGCCTCCTCCGGCTGCCTGTCGAGGCCCATCTAGCCTGCCGGCTGGTCTGCCGGCGATGGCATCGCCTGCTGGCCAACAAGGAGCACTTCTTTAGCCAAAGGAAGGCTCTGCGCTTCCGCAGCCCTTGGTTGTTCACTTTAGCTTTCCACAGATGGACTGGGAAGATACAGTGGCAGGTCCTGGACCTCACTCACTTCTCTTGGCACACCATTCCAGCCATGCCCTGCAAGGACCGGGTCTGCCCTTGTGGATTCGGGTGCATCGCCATTCCTCCGCAGGATGGTGCCCTCCTTGTCTGTGGAGGTTTGGTCTCTGACATGGACTGCCCTCTCCACTCGGTATTGAAGTATGAAATCTATAAGAATCGATGGACCGTTATGAGTAGGATGCTCGCTGCCCGGTCGTTCTTCGCTGCCGGGGTGATCGATGGCATGGTCTATGTTGCTGGAGGGTACAGCAAGgaccaatttgagctcaattcaGCTGAGGTTCTTGATCCCATTACGGGGAATTGGCAACCTATTGCAAGCATGGGAAGGAACATGGTCTCCTACGACTCTGCAGTGCTGAATGGGAGGCTTTATACGACTGAAGGCTGTGTTTGGCCATTCTTGTCTTCGCCGAGGGGGCAGGTTTATGATCCGAGAGCTGACCGCTGGGAGGATATGGCTGTTGGAATGCGGGAAGGCTGGACAGGTTCAAGTGTGGTTGTTGATGGGCATCTGTTTGTAATCTCGGAGTATGAACGGATGAGGGTGAAGGTCTATGATGTGGAGTCTGATTCGTGGGACATCGTTGACAGCTCTCCCATGCCCGAGAGAATTCGCAAGCCTTTCTCGGTGAATTCCGTTGGTCGTAGGATCTTTATTGTTGGCAGAGGCCTTCATGTTGCAGTAGGGCATGTAGAGAAGTGTTACAGTGGTTTCGATGGGAAGGCAAAGAAGCAGAGATTCTCCATTCAATGGcaagacatagatgtgccacaAGAATTTGGCGTCTTGACATCCTCCAGTGCTCAGGTTTTATATGCTTGATCATCTGTTTATCAGTTTGGCTTTGCTTATGTTGTATCAGAAAACAGA
It includes:
- the LOC103695743 gene encoding F-box/kelch-repeat protein At1g30090-like — its product is MRRVRVSSHQSAVHKLGDSQMKLSPKFRLAITPPSSSFQSSSATSELEAPLELGPLIPGLPDDIALNCLLRLPVEAHLACRLVCRRWHRLLANKEHFFSQRKALRFRSPWLFTLAFHRWTGKIQWQVLDLTHFSWHTIPAMPCKDRVCPCGFGCIAIPPQDGALLVCGGLVSDMDCPLHSVLKYEIYKNRWTVMSRMLAARSFFAAGVIDGMVYVAGGYSKDQFELNSAEVLDPITGNWQPIASMGRNMVSYDSAVLNGRLYTTEGCVWPFLSSPRGQVYDPRADRWEDMAVGMREGWTGSSVVVDGHLFVISEYERMRVKVYDVESDSWDIVDSSPMPERIRKPFSVNSVGRRIFIVGRGLHVAVGHVEKCYSGFDGKAKKQRFSIQWQDIDVPQEFGVLTSSSAQVLYA